A genomic window from Anguilla rostrata isolate EN2019 chromosome 14, ASM1855537v3, whole genome shotgun sequence includes:
- the LOC135239153 gene encoding prosaposin-like isoform X1 produces the protein MAFLKFGFFIFVVCYSTAAAGVIDARSGRGKMSATQDNCKDCKQILELFVDVISDADTQDKFKSILDELCNQLPDTTTQNVCQDQVKQILPMIIQFLTDFIKTNQICTILGECKSQSQGMEQELLTNYITEVRLSPGPGTMTEMTNLQCTLCMYLFKTLETLLPSTEGIVIKVLAQVCWILPARLREKCQVVVELYIRQLLDVLLSWFTAKKVCCLLQLCPFQGPTSPDCDSCQTLANLARFHLGSNATELQTSAFLESVCLSHPSSIPECDAFTQRYGLLLQKALTKPVGILDQCQEALLCAAKEDCDAVGGVPVDPCRRGSYRCRDIKTAEKCNSVSFCQKYMWI, from the exons ATGGCCTTTTTGAAGTTTGGATTTTTCATTTTCGTCGTTTGCTACAGCACAG CTGCCGCTGGGGTTATCGATGCGCGGTCCGGACGGGGCAAGATGTCAGCG ACGCAGGACAACTGCAAAGACTGTAAGCAGATCCTGGAGCTGTTCGTAGATGTGATCTCTGACGCCGACACACAG GACAAGTTCAAAAGCATCCTGGATGAACTGTGCAACCAATTGCCAGACACCACGACCCAGAATGTCTGTCAGGACCAGGTCAAGCAGATCCTGCCCATGATCATCCAGTTCCTGACTGACTTCATT AAAACGAATCAGATATGCACAATTCTGGGAGAGTGcaagagccaatcacagggcatGGAGCAGGAGTTGCTGACCAATTATATCACTGAGGTCCGCCTATCACCTGGGCCAGGCACTATGACAGAG ATGACCAATCTGCAGTGCACGTTATGCATGTATCTTTTCAAAACTCTGGAGACTCTGTTACCCAGCACTGAG GGCATTGTAATAAAGGTGCTGGCCCAGGTCTGCTGGATCCTCCCTGCCAGGCTGAGAGAGAAGTGCCAGGTCGTCGTGGAGCTGTACATCCGGCAGCTGCTGGACGTCCTGCTGTCTTGGTTCACGGCCAAGAAGGTGTGCTGCCTGCTTCAGCTTTGCCCCTTCCAGGGCCCCACCTCCCCAG actgCGACTCCTGTCAGACGTTGGCGAACTTGGCGCGATTCCACCTGGGCTCCAATGCCACGGAGCTTCAGACCTCCGCCTTCCTGGAGTCTGTCTGCCTCTCGCATCCCAGCTCAATCCCAgag TGTGATGCTTTTACCCAGCGCTATGGGCTTCTTCTGCAGAAGGCCCTGACCAAGCCAGTGGGCATCCTGGACCAGTGTCAG GAGGCGCTGTTGTGTGCAGCAAAGGAGGATTGTGATGCGGTGGGCGGAGTCCCAGTTGACCCATGCAGGAGAGGGAGCTACAGATGCAGGGACATAAAAACTGCAGAAAAGTGCAAT TCTGTGTCCTTCTGTCAGAAGTACATGTGGATATAA
- the LOC135239153 gene encoding prosaposin-like isoform X3: MAFLKFGFFIFVVCYSTAAAGVIDARSGRGKMSATQDNCKDCKQILELFVDVISDADTQDKFKSILDELCNQLPDTTTQNVCQDQVKQILPMIIQFLTDFIKTNQICTILGECKSQSQGMEQELLTNYITEVRLSPGPGTMTEMTNLQCTLCMYLFKTLETLLPSTEGIVIKVLAQVCWILPARLREKCQVVVELYIRQLLDVLLSWFTAKKVCCLLQLCPFQGPTSPDCDSCQTLANLARFHLGSNATELQTSAFLESVCLSHPSSIPECDAFTQRYGLLLQKALTKPVGILDQCQEALLCAAKEDCDAVGGVPVDPCRRGSYRCRDIKTAEKCNNED; this comes from the exons ATGGCCTTTTTGAAGTTTGGATTTTTCATTTTCGTCGTTTGCTACAGCACAG CTGCCGCTGGGGTTATCGATGCGCGGTCCGGACGGGGCAAGATGTCAGCG ACGCAGGACAACTGCAAAGACTGTAAGCAGATCCTGGAGCTGTTCGTAGATGTGATCTCTGACGCCGACACACAG GACAAGTTCAAAAGCATCCTGGATGAACTGTGCAACCAATTGCCAGACACCACGACCCAGAATGTCTGTCAGGACCAGGTCAAGCAGATCCTGCCCATGATCATCCAGTTCCTGACTGACTTCATT AAAACGAATCAGATATGCACAATTCTGGGAGAGTGcaagagccaatcacagggcatGGAGCAGGAGTTGCTGACCAATTATATCACTGAGGTCCGCCTATCACCTGGGCCAGGCACTATGACAGAG ATGACCAATCTGCAGTGCACGTTATGCATGTATCTTTTCAAAACTCTGGAGACTCTGTTACCCAGCACTGAG GGCATTGTAATAAAGGTGCTGGCCCAGGTCTGCTGGATCCTCCCTGCCAGGCTGAGAGAGAAGTGCCAGGTCGTCGTGGAGCTGTACATCCGGCAGCTGCTGGACGTCCTGCTGTCTTGGTTCACGGCCAAGAAGGTGTGCTGCCTGCTTCAGCTTTGCCCCTTCCAGGGCCCCACCTCCCCAG actgCGACTCCTGTCAGACGTTGGCGAACTTGGCGCGATTCCACCTGGGCTCCAATGCCACGGAGCTTCAGACCTCCGCCTTCCTGGAGTCTGTCTGCCTCTCGCATCCCAGCTCAATCCCAgag TGTGATGCTTTTACCCAGCGCTATGGGCTTCTTCTGCAGAAGGCCCTGACCAAGCCAGTGGGCATCCTGGACCAGTGTCAG GAGGCGCTGTTGTGTGCAGCAAAGGAGGATTGTGATGCGGTGGGCGGAGTCCCAGTTGACCCATGCAGGAGAGGGAGCTACAGATGCAGGGACATAAAAACTGCAGAAAAGTGCAAT
- the LOC135239153 gene encoding prosaposin-like isoform X2, producing the protein MAFLKFGFFIFVVCYSTAAAGVIDARSGRGKMSADNCKDCKQILELFVDVISDADTQDKFKSILDELCNQLPDTTTQNVCQDQVKQILPMIIQFLTDFIKTNQICTILGECKSQSQGMEQELLTNYITEVRLSPGPGTMTEMTNLQCTLCMYLFKTLETLLPSTEGIVIKVLAQVCWILPARLREKCQVVVELYIRQLLDVLLSWFTAKKVCCLLQLCPFQGPTSPDCDSCQTLANLARFHLGSNATELQTSAFLESVCLSHPSSIPECDAFTQRYGLLLQKALTKPVGILDQCQEALLCAAKEDCDAVGGVPVDPCRRGSYRCRDIKTAEKCNSVSFCQKYMWI; encoded by the exons ATGGCCTTTTTGAAGTTTGGATTTTTCATTTTCGTCGTTTGCTACAGCACAG CTGCCGCTGGGGTTATCGATGCGCGGTCCGGACGGGGCAAGATGTCAGCG GACAACTGCAAAGACTGTAAGCAGATCCTGGAGCTGTTCGTAGATGTGATCTCTGACGCCGACACACAG GACAAGTTCAAAAGCATCCTGGATGAACTGTGCAACCAATTGCCAGACACCACGACCCAGAATGTCTGTCAGGACCAGGTCAAGCAGATCCTGCCCATGATCATCCAGTTCCTGACTGACTTCATT AAAACGAATCAGATATGCACAATTCTGGGAGAGTGcaagagccaatcacagggcatGGAGCAGGAGTTGCTGACCAATTATATCACTGAGGTCCGCCTATCACCTGGGCCAGGCACTATGACAGAG ATGACCAATCTGCAGTGCACGTTATGCATGTATCTTTTCAAAACTCTGGAGACTCTGTTACCCAGCACTGAG GGCATTGTAATAAAGGTGCTGGCCCAGGTCTGCTGGATCCTCCCTGCCAGGCTGAGAGAGAAGTGCCAGGTCGTCGTGGAGCTGTACATCCGGCAGCTGCTGGACGTCCTGCTGTCTTGGTTCACGGCCAAGAAGGTGTGCTGCCTGCTTCAGCTTTGCCCCTTCCAGGGCCCCACCTCCCCAG actgCGACTCCTGTCAGACGTTGGCGAACTTGGCGCGATTCCACCTGGGCTCCAATGCCACGGAGCTTCAGACCTCCGCCTTCCTGGAGTCTGTCTGCCTCTCGCATCCCAGCTCAATCCCAgag TGTGATGCTTTTACCCAGCGCTATGGGCTTCTTCTGCAGAAGGCCCTGACCAAGCCAGTGGGCATCCTGGACCAGTGTCAG GAGGCGCTGTTGTGTGCAGCAAAGGAGGATTGTGATGCGGTGGGCGGAGTCCCAGTTGACCCATGCAGGAGAGGGAGCTACAGATGCAGGGACATAAAAACTGCAGAAAAGTGCAAT TCTGTGTCCTTCTGTCAGAAGTACATGTGGATATAA